From Limibacillus sp., one genomic window encodes:
- a CDS encoding TIGR02466 family protein — MPQPDSQGFMELWPTLFLRRELPGAELANKVLREEIDELEKENPDLTTDYLSGNFLTRDNPAVGWLRDCVNKTVIDYAKRAGIDYELNWSLQAWPNVNRFGDYHDLHNHPHCWLSGTYYIAVPQRGEELPGRKDRRPGAISFYDPRAQANMNAIAKDPQVEAEYSLLPAPGTILLWPAFLHHFVHPNLSKELRISVSFNVVLKNPTEHLPKQ, encoded by the coding sequence ATGCCTCAACCCGATTCCCAGGGGTTCATGGAACTCTGGCCGACTCTCTTCCTGCGCCGGGAGCTGCCGGGCGCCGAGCTCGCCAACAAGGTACTGCGGGAGGAGATCGATGAGCTGGAGAAAGAGAACCCGGACCTCACGACGGATTATCTCTCGGGCAATTTTCTTACCCGTGACAATCCCGCCGTGGGTTGGCTGCGCGACTGCGTCAACAAGACGGTGATCGACTATGCCAAGCGCGCCGGGATCGATTACGAACTGAACTGGAGCCTCCAGGCCTGGCCGAACGTCAACCGCTTTGGCGACTATCACGACCTGCACAACCATCCCCACTGCTGGCTCTCGGGCACCTACTACATCGCCGTACCCCAGCGAGGCGAGGAGCTGCCCGGCCGCAAGGACCGGCGCCCGGGGGCCATCTCATTCTACGATCCGCGCGCTCAGGCGAACATGAACGCCATCGCCAAGGACCCGCAGGTCGAAGCGGAGTACAGTCTTCTCCCGGCTCCGGGGACCATCCTTCTCTGGCCTGCGTTCCTGCATCACTTCGTGCATCCGAACCTCTCCAAGGAGCTTCGGATCTCTGTGTCCTTCAACGTGGTCTTGAAAAACCCGACGGAGCACCTGCCGAAGCAATAG
- a CDS encoding ferritin, with protein sequence MSSEGLHESREQLSEKTLNMHRAIVSLMEELEAADWYQQRADGCSDPDLKAILIHNMEEEIEHAVMVMEWLRRNSEPFAREMKERLFTDDPIVDHH encoded by the coding sequence ATGTCTAGTGAAGGCCTCCACGAGTCGCGCGAACAGCTCAGCGAGAAGACCCTCAACATGCATCGCGCCATTGTCTCGCTGATGGAAGAATTGGAGGCTGCGGACTGGTATCAGCAGCGCGCCGACGGCTGTAGCGATCCTGACTTGAAAGCGATTCTCATCCACAACATGGAAGAGGAGATCGAGCACGCCGTCATGGTCATGGAGTGGCTGCGCCGAAATTCAGAGCCCTTTGCCCGGGAAATGAAAGAGCGCCTCTTCACCGACGATCCGATCGTCGACCATCACTGA
- a CDS encoding cytochrome c, whose translation MKRLAILAVLVGLLALGGLLYATAPQTATLTVDAGSGDPELGRTLFLAGGCQGCHAPPRSAEGRDPALPSGGHRLPSPVGTFFAPNITPDPDTGIGKWRLQDFVTAMVEGASPDGRHYYPAFPYGSYRHMTQEDLAHLFAYLKSLKPVSAEAVAHDVPASGLLRPFIGLWKAMALGEPGFQPPAGLSGPALRGAYLVQGPGHCGECHTPRNLFMVPDDSRRYQGGPHPEGKGQVPSIVGLIERGEYKDAASLKEAFEYGEMFGYDSMSSGGMGEVQGNLSKLPSEELDAIVAYLVSLKP comes from the coding sequence ATGAAGCGGCTGGCGATTCTGGCCGTCCTCGTTGGCCTGCTTGCCTTAGGGGGGCTGCTCTACGCGACCGCGCCCCAGACCGCTACGCTCACGGTCGACGCCGGCTCCGGCGATCCGGAGTTGGGGCGGACCCTCTTTCTTGCGGGTGGCTGCCAGGGCTGCCACGCGCCGCCCAGATCGGCTGAGGGGAGGGACCCGGCTCTCCCCTCCGGCGGGCACCGCTTGCCGAGCCCGGTTGGGACCTTCTTCGCGCCCAACATCACACCGGACCCCGATACCGGCATCGGCAAATGGCGGCTTCAGGACTTCGTGACCGCCATGGTGGAGGGCGCCTCGCCGGATGGCAGGCACTACTATCCGGCCTTTCCCTATGGCTCCTACCGCCATATGACGCAGGAAGACCTCGCACATCTCTTTGCCTACCTGAAGAGCCTGAAACCGGTTTCCGCCGAGGCCGTTGCCCACGACGTGCCGGCCAGCGGCTTGCTCCGTCCCTTCATCGGCCTTTGGAAAGCCATGGCGCTGGGCGAGCCGGGCTTCCAGCCGCCCGCCGGGCTCAGCGGTCCTGCGCTGCGCGGCGCCTATCTTGTTCAAGGTCCGGGGCATTGCGGGGAATGTCACACGCCGCGCAACCTCTTCATGGTTCCGGATGACTCCAGGCGTTATCAGGGCGGCCCGCATCCCGAGGGCAAGGGACAGGTGCCGAGCATCGTCGGCCTGATCGAACGCGGCGAATACAAAGACGCCGCGTCGCTGAAGGAGGCTTTCGAGTACGGCGAGATGTTCGGCTACGACAGTATGTCCAGCGGTGGCATGGGGGAGGTGCAGGGCAACCTCAGCAAGCTGCCCTCCGAGGAATTAGACGCCATCGTCGCCTACTTGGTGAGCCTCAAGCCCTGA